The DNA window ATCTCAGGAATTTTGGAGAATTATATTGGCATTCCTAACCTGCTTTTACGTAGGCCTATGGTAGTACGCAATTCATTTGCGACTATTTCTGTGTAGTTTCCAGCTGCCTTACCAACCCCCTTCAACCAGGGGCTGTGCTTGCAACGGATACTACAGAGACCACAATGCACCTCTTCCTAGATATCCGGAAGTGCATGGTATTTTCCAACGTGATCGCTGTGGAGCAGAAAGAAGGAATAATGTCTCTGTGTACCAAGAAAAGAAAGTTAGATAAAAATGCCCAGGATCATCTGTACTTCGACAGCTATTCTGATGTAACGATACACGAGGAAATGATTGCAGACCATGTCCGGACGAACACGTACAGGATGGCCATAATGAGAAGCAGCAGTGCAATCGAGGGTAAAGTAGTTTTGGATGTCGGTGCAGGCACCGGTGTTCTTAGCATTTTCTGCGCCCAGGCTGGGGCCAGAAAGGTGTATGCCGTTGAAGCAAGTTCAATTGCTGATCAAGCTGTCAAAATCGTAAAACTGAATAAGATGGAAGACAGAATCGATATCATTAAAGGCACTCTGGAGACGATCGATTTGCCAGAGCAGGTGGATGTGATTGTTAGCGAGTGGATGGGCTATGCACTGCTGCACGAGTCTATGCTAAATTCTGTGCTTTTCGCTCGAGACAAATGGCTCAAACCGGGCGGCCTCATCCTGCCTTGCAAAGCGGAACTGTACATATCCCCAATCAACGACCTTGTGTCTGAAGACCGCTTGAACTTTTGGAGCACCGTCAAGGGTCAATACGGTGTCGACATGTCGTGCATGACGGACTTCGCGAGGAAATGCATAATGAACAATGACATCACGGTGAATCCGGTGACGGTCGAGGACGTGCTGTCGCACCCATCCAAGTTTGCCGAGCTGGACTTGTACACAGTGACAGCAGAGCAGCTGAAATCGGTGAAAGGCACCTTCAGCTGCGACTGTTTCGGCTCGTCCACCGTGAacgccctgtgtgtgtggttcacgGTCACCTTCCCCGGCGGAGACAAGCCACTGGTGCTCTCTACGTCTCCGTTCAAGCAGGAGACCCACTGGAAGCAAGCCATCCTGTATTTAGACGAGCCTGTTGACGTTGAACAAGACACAAAGGTAGAAGGGGGGATCAATATGTATCCCTCCGCTGAGAGTTCCAGGCATATTTGCATCCATGTGGACTATTCAATTGGACAGCTGAAAATGCAGTCGAAAACGTTTTCCATTCCTGAAGGATACTCAGAATCACAGCCATAGCCTCTCTGCCTTGCttttgcagagagagaaaaagagagagagagattatctcGCGTGTGCCAGTTCCCAAGGCCTGTCATTACACAGATTGCACTCAGTCAATATTTCGAAACTATCTGAAGCAGCTGGAAATGAATAGTAAATAAAACACATTCTTTTCCCTAAGTGTATACTGTTCTGTATATTTATTGACACATCATTTCATATTTATTCGAATATGGTCAGTGTTGCATCAATTAATGTACATGCTCAGTAATCTACACAGAGAGGAGATGCATTGTACTTGGCCTTGCTGTTGCCTATGCAGAAATAAGGAATTAGGCTACTCATACCTTGTTTTGGAAGATTTTAGTTTTTTGCTGTAACTGTTCACTTTTCTCTCAACAACATCAAATTTAGTCCCTGATGATACAGTCACAGTTATCATTAAACACTATAGGTCCTAGTTAAGGCATATATTTGCATTTAGTTAAtgcctttgtgcagagcctttttttaaaataaacttATTGTGAACAAATGGTAGTTTTAGCaaagtcttaatatgttacttaaggcagCAAAGTGTATTAGGACGTactggtgggcccatctgcacaaaggtCCTTATCGTTTTTCTAATAGCAGACATCAGATTGGTGCACACTATTGTATGGgtaaatttgtttgtttttgctggaTTAGGCTATCTAATCTAAGGAGCATACTCATTGtttgtacattaattaccaatattaattaattcatgtgCATTCTGTTGTTTTACCATCAGTAAATGACCAACAAACAGGCTACTAGGAGAGTTCGCAACCGCCTGGACATGCTTATTATGCAATTGGCACTCTGACCATATTGGTTCCAGACAGACCcaccgtgttttttttttaaacctgtacACAGATTTGAACATGCCTCATAATATTAGAGTGTTGCAATTGTACTGACTAAATCGTCAGACAGGGAGCTGTGACAAGGTTTCAGATGTGGATATGACAAAACATACACTGCCCAATGTCTGGTTTTCACATCTACCATGGAGAAAGCCTGTGCCTGGGAAGTAAACATAGAACATGTAGCAATGCAGCATATGGTAAAACGAGAAGACAAAAAGAAGTGAGTATCATACTGATGTAAAATGTTTGCACTAGGCCAGGGGTCCCAAACCTTTCTTGGTCTGAGGGCTACTtcagggctaccaagggctaggcctacttgtttgatcaaaatcctctactgatgtcttgacatcattcccaaattgAGTGATcatttgcttataggttacaaAGAAATAATCTCTTAAATTAAGAaacacattaactgtgactaaaatcttgtagtcggcACTGTTTACAGACATCCTTGGTgtgcacatcagaagctcctggagggctacctggcgcccgcgggcaccacgttggtgacgcctgcacTAGGCCTACAGACCTGTTTGAAATCCCAATTAACCAACTCACTGCAGTCATGAATAGTTTGCAAAATCATCCAACCCAGATGACAAGACTCCAAACCACCACTCAAAAaaacacatattaaaaatctatcTTACAAGAGGTTAGCCTACATTTTAGATTGTTGCTGCTCTCATATTTCCACAAGGAGCTCTTCTGCACGTTGCAGTCACAGACAACTTTCCAATTGGGTGATAATATTTAATGCGTGAAAAGTACTTGTGGAGAAAAAATTCATGCAAGCTGTTTCTCCAGCCCTGTCATTTACCACTGAGTCATTTTCAATTCCAGGATGAAAAGGCTCCTCTGTTTGTCACTTTTCAGGCTGGTGTGAATGCTTTTAAGTGTCATGTTTCTCCGAGAGAGCGACAATGGCACAATACAGGACATGTTTGCAGACAGCTGGAGatttcactcagtcacacacatttgaagtaaatggctgtttttgtttttcagtagGGCCTACAGCCTGTGGTACCATAGACATTTCTTATGCAAAATGGATAGCAGAATAAAATCGCAAAAGCAAAACAATATGAGATTCATGGATACAACACAGTCCAATAATACACAACTCCAAAAATATATagcaccaaaacaaaacaattgaCAAGTCAACCACATTTATGTGGGATCACTTAACATTATGtgattagtaggcctatagatttTCAACTGGAGCATTGCATTAATGGATATCTAGGATATGTTATTTTAGGGtttcctttatttatttttagtcttCTCTCCCCCTTTTTGAGCAGTATATAGTACGTactgataggcctatataacttccGTCTATCAGAAATGCACGAGGAGAGGCACTGAAGTGTGGCGATGGCGTATATGTATGTATGGCTGTGCGCAGGGCCGGACGGTGGAGTGACATAAATCAGATCAAGGTCTCGCTGACTGGTGACGCCTGCCATGGAAACGTATCACCATATCCAGTGTGTCTCGCTATGCTAATGACGTGCTGAAAATGAGCCAAGAGAAATCATTCGTCGGCCAGCCGTTTACAGTAACCAATATTTCTGTCTCCAGATCTCCAGAGGAGACAAATTGGAAACATGGTATCGACTAAACTTAATTTAGAAAGCCCCCAATACTCCGGGGCCCGACGAGCAGGTTCTTTTCCAAAAGACACACATGTAACAGGGGTGAGAATAACATCGTCATTATCCCCCAGGTACCTCTGGATcttgtttttcctttttgtttttttgtttttggcatGTTTCAAACAACATGAGAGACTGTTGTGTATCACTGGCAATGTGAAGATTTTTGATGCAAGCGAAGCGAGCGGGAAGATCATCATCCCTCTGGTGATTTGCTCATCTCACTGGCGATGGTGTGGAGACCATCCATCAGCATGTCTCGTGTTTCAGAGAAGGGAAATGAgaatccacgcacacacacacacacacacacacacacacacacacacacacacacacacacacacacacacacacacacacacacacacacacacacacacacacacacagagccctcctcgtcttcctctttctcctcatcctcctttcacAAAAATATAAACATCAATGGTACCTCCACCATGCCCAATAAAAAGTTGACTTTCTGAGCTAGAATAGCATGCCTTTCATCACCACTGCATGTGTGCAACTGTAAACTAtgcattatatattatattattatatgcaTTCAATGAAAATGGAGCATGATACTCATAAATGTAGCACATATTACCTGGAATATATAAATGAATATGACAGAGGTGCATAGTACAAGAAACGGAGCAACGGATGCCTCAAACACTGTAGGCCGAAATGAACATCAGTTCATAGTTTAAATGGAAATTCACAGAAATGATTACATATTTTTCTCACATGAAAGTTTGCCATTGTTATTGGTTTTGGTGGGAGGACGGAACGGGAAGAAACTGAATTTCAGAACCAACACAAACCAGAACCTGTGCTTCCTGTTTGCAGAAAATAAGAGTAAAATCTCCTCCGGAAAAGATGGCACAGGCACATCCaggcgtagagagagagacactatcAGGGTCCTATAGTCGTTATCAGCCAGGAGACTTGCGGAGCCTGCCCAAACACAGAGAGCAAATCCACCTGCTGTGCGAGACCGTATAATCCTTTTCAATCATGCACTTTTTGGATTACACTTCTGTGTCTGTCGTTGTCGTTCTTCTCAGGCATTGTTTCATTTTTCTCGGGcacagagagattttttttttacttttgtctctctctctctctatctcgtaaTAGTATTTCAATTTTTGTTGGAAGGACACACAGTAACCCATGCAAGCCGTCCAACAGATGATAAGACCATGTCAGATATTGCTTATGGTATATGGATGAAACCTCTggacatgcagtaggcctatagcacagATTTATAGCGTGTATATGGGGCATTGCATTGAAAAAGTGCTTGTTTCTTTTGTGTTTATGAGAGGCTATAAAATGATAACCGATGCATGTTTGTTGCTATTGCCCATTGACATTCCCCTGACCTAAGTTATTTGATGGTGGTCTGATGTGGTCTGACCTCTTCAACTAGCTGTAAGATAAAATTACAGCAACCAGCCACGAGATGGATTGCTGTGCTTCtcccctctcgtgtgtgtgtgtgtgtgtgtgtgtgtgtgtgtgtgtgtgtgtgtgtgtgtgtgtgtgtgtgtgtgtgtgtgtgtgtgtgtgtgtgtgtgtgtgtgtgtgtgcacacgcgtgcgtgtgtgtgcatgcgtgtgtggaggaggagggagttggGGGGGGAGGGTCATGTGTTTTTTTCAGGGAGGATTTTGTGAAAGGAGTCCAGGAtataggaagagaagagaagaggagaagagaggctggcttccttccttccttccttcatcaaTCAGTGGAGCTATGACAAGAAAAGGAGGAGATGGACTTGGACAGCTGCTGTGGACGGCCCCTTGGCTCACGTGACTGTCAGTCTCTGTCAATAAGCTGTGCCAGCTACCGAATCCCGCCCGCCCTCATAGATTTCAAAGATGCTCCAGACTGCTGATTATGGAATAGTAGAGCGCAGATAGCACTGGACACATCGCAGGACCAGATAGGCAAGATGCAACAAATCACAATtgattgtgtgcgcgtgcacacacacacacacacacagacacagacacacacacacacacacacacacacacacgcacacacacacacaaacacacacacacacacacacacacacacacacacacacaccacaaatcacCATCTATAATCATGACTGTGTCAGTGAGATGCAAACgcaattatatacagtatgtaggctacacGGGAGACACAAGTTATAGCAATATCAGCTTTTAATGTCTATTGTCATAACACCATCTTTACTGATATAACAATAAACATTGCATTTAAATTGCTCTGAAACATTTAAAGTTTTAGGCAGAGTTGTTTCAAGGACCGGTAGGCCTATGGAATATTTTCAGGTGTTAGATTATTGCATTTTAAGCTGCCTGTTCACCTCCTTTGTCAGGACACCTACACTATTTTTTTCCTACTTGGCTCAATTTTTTTagtgttatgtaggcctacacaagggTCGTCCATCCTCCATGCTTGTGCGCCATCTTGAACTGTTTTACCTAATGTGGGACATATGGTTCAGAATTTCGGTGTTTTCTCTTGCTGTGACATATAAAGTTATTGCTGACATTGGTGTCTTATTCTTACTTAACTTTGGCTAGGGGAAGGGAAACctttacactgtgcacctttaggTGTGGCCGATAAAGTTGTGCTGCCCGCCAAGGCCCTACGCTAGTCCCAATGAGCCGGGAGCTGTCCAGGTGCTGAAGTTGCTATTGGCACTGACACTATGGCAAGTCCCTCTGCTGTTTGTGCGGACGTCGCCAAAAACTCGTGTAGGCGCCATTTGGGGAATAGCCTATCATGATACAGATTTGCATGTAAtgatataataaataaaaaagcaatTTTCAGTCTTTAGGCTATTTTTGCACCACTTTAACTATCTAATGTCACTGACATTCTGTAGTCACAAGGGGATCCAACCCGATAGGCTATTAAACTGTGCACCTTTTACagttttttgatattttgttcTCGGGTTGTCCAGTGTAGTTTCACAATATCATAGAGTGCTCAGAGTACAGATTATTCCATATGTCACGTGACAACGAACGTTCAAACCACCACCCATTTTACTCTATGAAGTCGTAATTAATATCTAAAACTATAATACAACAGTCCCTTAAGAGTTAAGACCTGGGCGAAGGATTTCAGCCATTGATAGTATTAGTCACCTCATTCGATGGTTAAATGATTTTAAGTGAGATGAACATGGTTAACACGCAGCCTCTGAACGGTAATGTCATGGCCAGCCCACTACGTGTTGAACGCAGTTGCTGTGTCTGAATGCGAATGCCCACGCTAATATTATTCAACCTGCAGTTTTGGCGACCAGCCCGAGAAATTACACCGAATCCGGGGCAAACATCAGTCCGGAATTAAAGTTGTTGTTTTTCCCTGCACCGCCCGCCACCGCATTTGTTTGCTGTGTTGTTTCTCTGGTTGAAGTGTCATTTGGTGCCGTCGATTACTCCATTCCCGCGGAGCCACGGAGGGAAGTAGTAGTTTCAGAGTTCGTCTCCCCAACGGCACCTCGAAAGATGTCCCGATTCAAATAAGCTATTTCCGGGTAATGTCCATCAGATGACAACTCTTCCCACAGTACATTGAAGTCAACCTTTTCGTGAAAGGTGAGCAGATCATTTCCTTGTCTGTTAGCTGTTTGTGATAGTGCGGGTGATAAAAACTTTGGATGTCTCACCTAGGCAATGAGTGAACGATTTAGAAATGATGCACGTTGATCACAAAAGTGAGAAAAATGTGTAATTTGTGCCTCTATCTCGTCATTATAGTCCGCTGTCCGTGTAAACTGATTTGTTTGTCAAGTTACCGCATCGCGTGGACTCTGCCAATGTGATTTTGCCGACTTGCTCTTTTTAATGCCTGTTAACTGACTCAAGCAATATGCTGTTAGACAGAGCCAAAGTCAGTGTAATTGCTGATGTATCAGAGTGCTTTTGTCAGACTCGGATTTCAACCGACATTGTAGACCAACTTATGCCTCTTGTAGGCTTAATAAATGAGGCAGGGATGTCATTTTTCAAAGATGAACAGGTTGAAGTGGATTTCGGAGTACCAAAGCTTTTCATGCTGTCTGTGCTGGCTGGTCACCTCTCATACATGATGGACCTGTGGTCCTTAGCCTGACTTCCCAACTACCATGTGCAGAAAAGGTGCCAAGCGGCCAGCATGTTCTTGCAAGTAGCATATCTAAATCTTCAACAGAATGATGGGCATTTGCTCGCAACCGAGACACAAATGTCATTCATTTCTCAGATGATAGGCTACGTGTGACACATCAGTTACCTATGATCTATATTCACACAGGATGAAAATACGCATTTTGTTCACGTCAactataggcctaaatatgtCTTTCTCTCCAAAGTGGCATCGCCACAAATAGGCTGTCGCTGTAGCAAAAGCCACAATATCGCTGTAGATAAACTTTATATATGACTTGTGACATGTGACATGTGACTTCTTCAAATAATTGAATACAAATACCTCTATTTACACATTCTGCCAGGCCTACCAACTGTTATTTGGACGTGCGTAATGTGTTTTTGGGAATGTATGCGCAACGGTCGGTGGCTTATTTGTCGCACGAAACTTCTACAGACCCATGACGGGTGCTGAAATGCTACCTCCAAGTAATATGGAAGGCCCTAAATAGGGACGCAAATTATGGTCTAGTATTAGGCATAGTAGCCTATTAACTTCAGAACATCGCCAATCATTTTGACACCCACATTTCATCACCTCGCCATACTGTGTctctttgaaacacacacacacacacacacacacacacacacacacacacacacacacacacacacacacacacacacacacacacacacacacacacaaacacacacacacacacacacacacacacacacacacacacagagtctctctctctctctctctctctctctctctctctctctctctctctctctctctctctctcacacacacacacacacacacacacacacacacgggatcatTGTCATCACGAGTGGATTTACTGCCAGAAGATGGGTCGAATTTTAATAGCATTTGAACTCCCCTAAGGCCAGCATGGTGATCATTGCGCAGCGACCTCCCAAAAACTTAACACTTACCCTTTTGGACTTGTACTCTCATCTGCAGCGAACCTGAAATAGTAAACCTACGATACAATGTTGTGCAATTGAGATTGTTTGCGATAAAAGATCCAATGACACTGGAGTAAAAGTCATTTTAATCCAGCTCGCTCTCCATTGACTTCAAAACCTGTTTCATCCCGAATGGGACAACGGCGAGATTGTACAAAATATGGTTAAATATGGTTCAAATTTGTTTTAGATTTGCCAGATAGGCTAGTGAGCCATATGACTTTGGATGTGTAGAGTATCGTGAACTATTTTGCAAAAGAGGTCTTAGTTTCTGTGACGCAAGAGATTTTAAcataattaattgaattaaataaaaatagCCTTGATATATTTTCAAAAGAAACGTGTATTTGGTGTCGTTTTGGGTATGTTGCCGGTGCCTCCAACTCGCCGGGAAAGTTGACCTCTTGCAACCCGGCTTCACCTTCAGCTCAATAACACTGTTGTATAATGCACAATAATTACCCGAATTAACAACCCAGAGGCATCGCATGAGGGCGTTTTAAGCGTTTAAATAACTAAATACTGCCTTTAGGACCCTGCGGAGCGTTTAAAGTATCCCAGTCATGAGACCGCGCACAATCCCTGTATTAGCTTACattaaggggagagggagagatttcTTATCTGTTTTTATCTCTCcccaatgtgctgttgtatgagGATGCCCCTGTTTCCTCCTATCGCCTGTTATGCTCTTCTTGTTCAACTCCTCACAGTGTCACCAAAAAAGctccacacacacagggacggtgTGCTAAAACATCTCCTGCGTCCCGCGGAATATTTGGGCTGAGTGAGCGTCTACATCAATCGGACTGTCCGAGTGCGTAATCTCCTCAGCCATCTCCGCTCAACAATCAGAGTCTCGCTGTGTAGGGGAATGTGCAATGTGAGGAGGATGCGTGACGGAGCAACGCTACAAGACATCTCTCCGCGCCCAGGCTAAATGCTCGTATTTATGCTCACCACCGCGACTTTCTGGGCCAAGTTCATACTCAGATAAGAAGTATTACAGTCCAAGTTATTTTTTCGTGTGTGTGGTGCCGTCGCCGCTGTGGTTATCATCTCGATCAAGTGTAACAATCCGTTTTCAAGTTGGATATTGTGagtgacagaggagaagaggcaaACTGGTTAGTCACCACACGgacaaactaaactaaaatagAAAGAACATTTGGTGCGACGTTCAGACTAAAAAGGGCGATAATAATAAGACACGAGCTCCCTGTTTCTGAAGGGGATCTTGCGCTTTCGTCACCTGCGATGATAATGGAGGGACGACTGGCGGATTTATGACCTGCATCTGGGACGTGAAGACAACAAAAATACTCACGTTTTCCTTTCTTGCAAACCAAGCCCAGTGGACACTGATCAATCATTTCTTTTGAAGGTGGAGAAAATCTCTTATCTGAGTCTGACTACCTGGGGGAAAAGAAATGTGGCACAGCAAATTCAGTCGAGATTGACAAGCGGACTGGGCATCTCTTAAACCAACGTATTTAGTCAGCTCGTTTAACTCGTGGGTCATCAACTTTCGGGATCCCCTTTTCTCCAAACTCATCACATTAAGATTAGCACGCGCGTCTTTAAGAGGATCCTGGTCACTTGCGAACTTGTTGAACACTTAAAAAGACGGGACCCTTAGCCCTACGAAACGAAAGGATTTTTGTATAAATGTAAGTAATACACATGCTGTTTGTCCATGCTCTTCTCCCATATCTTGACGGTATTTTAGTAAACTGTATGTGCTTTAGACTGATATTACTCATATTCCGTGCAAAGTTATTGAATCATTCGAAAATGCTTGTCGATAATTAGAGTGGAATGCCATTTATGGCGTTAAGTTGCCACATGCCATGTCTTTTCGGTGTAATATAACCGTGTTTCTTGAAGTGAATGACACCGGCAATATTTTAGCCAGAGCGCGCGGAATGCGTATGAGGTTGTCCCCAAAAAACTACCGCTACGCGTTATTCGACAGTAAAGTATGCTGTTTAGTTTTCATCACCCATGCCTTTTCATCGCCTTGGTACGTTTTTCAATCAGAAATCGCATGTCTCCCGGGTTGCTGGATGTAATGGCAAGTCATTAGCGGTGGAGGCGCCCTCTTGTGGCTGAGTTGCCACGCTTTCTGTAAAGTGTCCACGGGGCTGTTCATGCAGAATTTAATAACCACAATGAGAACACTTAATTCCCGTTTGGGAATGCATCTGTGAGCTGTAAAGAGATTTAAACATGTGTGCAAACTCATGGCTATAATGTGCAGACCTCACTGCACTGAGAAATGCGAATGTAAGGTATTTTCAAAACGACTCTAGGAATCTCTAGGAACAGTTGACAAATGCCACAACATTTCTGATGGAAGTGACAATCTGTGTCATAAACGACATTGCGTACTTTGGCAATATATTTAAAATGACGGCAGGCCTGTTATCTCACAGTTTACAAGCACTAGCTGAACCAAAGCAATTTAGACCATAGacattctattattattattattattattattattattattattattattattattattattatgtcgttGTTGCTGTTAAATGTTAACAATGGTTGGCACTAAAGATGTGTAATCATACTTGTTCCactggggggaaaaaagtcagaATCATTTTTGCAAAATGCAATTTGCTACCGAGGCAAATGCAATCATTTTGGCCCCAAGATTGATGACCATTGTCGTCCCCGGTCCAAGGGCTGGACTCAGCACGCCGTGTAATCTCTTCACTCAATTGTATTAGGTATCATTATAATGAGATTTAGTGTAATGGGACTGCAATTGTTGGTGCCTACAGTCTTTGCCTACAGCCCCGGGCGTTCTCAGGAGTAATTCTACTCATGCCCAGGAGAATGGGGATATTTGGTTTCCTCTCCCAGCAGTGaactcctttccctccctccgtgtTACCTTGTGGATTTGTTGTGTTATTTTGTCTGTCTTGAACCGGTTCAGAGAGCATAGCTTGTCTATTCTGCCGTGTACCGACTGTACCAATCGGTGCTCTCATGGCCCTGGTGCAATGCTGTGTGGATAGCCAAACCTCGagtcatttttttgtgtgccaTTGACTTCTCATTGTACAGGCTTCTAAGAGctggaatggtggtgg is part of the Engraulis encrasicolus isolate BLACKSEA-1 chromosome 9, IST_EnEncr_1.0, whole genome shotgun sequence genome and encodes:
- the prmt6 gene encoding protein arginine N-methyltransferase 6 — its product is MHLFLDIRKCMVFSNVIAVEQKEGIMSLCTKKRKLDKNAQDHLYFDSYSDVTIHEEMIADHVRTNTYRMAIMRSSSAIEGKVVLDVGAGTGVLSIFCAQAGARKVYAVEASSIADQAVKIVKLNKMEDRIDIIKGTLETIDLPEQVDVIVSEWMGYALLHESMLNSVLFARDKWLKPGGLILPCKAELYISPINDLVSEDRLNFWSTVKGQYGVDMSCMTDFARKCIMNNDITVNPVTVEDVLSHPSKFAELDLYTVTAEQLKSVKGTFSCDCFGSSTVNALCVWFTVTFPGGDKPLVLSTSPFKQETHWKQAILYLDEPVDVEQDTKVEGGINMYPSAESSRHICIHVDYSIGQLKMQSKTFSIPEGYSESQP